The following are encoded together in the Halomonas halophila genome:
- the tolA gene encoding cell envelope integrity protein TolA: protein MAKQHRHVGYGLPLILAVGLHLGLLVVSVIRFPSAEQEPPNQAIVNATLVRAETATDQAQQAQQQARAEARAEQQRREAEAAERAEAERQAAAEAERQAQEAQRQAQEAAQAAEREQAREAAEQAAAEAERREREAAEQAAERERRQEAARQRREAEEQRQREAEAERQRQAEEEARRQREAEEQRQREAEAERQRQAEEEARRQREAEEQREAEAERQRQAEEEARREREAAAKRAAEAAQNSLDQAIAGESEAVANAKQAEEAANGFINLVRQAVEQAWSIPPNVPDGAAAEISVRLGPSGELFAANIGRSSGNSAFDRSALSAVETAAPFAELRELPASVQRQYREFNLRFRPGDIR from the coding sequence ATGGCTAAACAACATCGCCATGTCGGCTACGGATTGCCGCTGATCCTCGCCGTCGGGCTGCACCTGGGGCTGCTGGTCGTCAGCGTGATCCGCTTCCCGAGCGCCGAGCAGGAGCCGCCCAACCAGGCCATCGTCAACGCCACCCTGGTGCGCGCCGAGACCGCCACCGATCAGGCCCAGCAGGCGCAGCAGCAGGCCCGGGCCGAGGCCAGGGCGGAGCAGCAGCGACGGGAGGCCGAAGCCGCCGAAAGGGCGGAGGCGGAACGTCAGGCCGCCGCCGAAGCGGAGCGGCAGGCGCAAGAAGCCCAGCGCCAGGCACAGGAGGCGGCCCAGGCCGCCGAGCGCGAGCAAGCCCGTGAGGCCGCCGAACAGGCCGCCGCCGAAGCAGAGCGCCGCGAGCGCGAAGCCGCGGAGCAGGCGGCCGAGCGGGAGCGTCGGCAGGAGGCCGCGCGCCAACGACGCGAAGCCGAGGAACAGCGGCAGCGCGAGGCGGAAGCCGAACGCCAGCGTCAGGCCGAGGAAGAGGCCCGCCGTCAGCGCGAAGCCGAGGAGCAGCGACAGCGCGAGGCGGAGGCCGAACGCCAGCGCCAGGCCGAGGAAGAGGCCCGCCGTCAGCGCGAAGCCGAGGAACAGCGCGAGGCGGAAGCCGAACGCCAGCGCCAGGCCGAGGAAGAGGCCCGTCGCGAGCGTGAGGCCGCCGCCAAGCGCGCCGCCGAGGCCGCCCAGAACAGCCTCGACCAGGCCATCGCCGGCGAATCCGAGGCCGTGGCCAACGCCAAGCAGGCAGAGGAAGCGGCCAACGGCTTCATCAACCTGGTGCGCCAGGCGGTGGAGCAGGCCTGGTCGATTCCGCCCAACGTCCCCGACGGCGCCGCGGCCGAGATATCGGTTCGCCTGGGGCCCTCCGGGGAGCTATTCGCCGCCAACATCGGTCGTAGCAGTGGCAACAGTGCCTTCGACCGTTCGGCGCTGAGCGCGGTGGAAACCGCCGCGCCCTTCGCCGAGCTGCGCGAGCTGCCCGCTTCGGTGCAGCGCCAGTACCGTGAGTTCAATCTCAGATTCCGACCGGGGGACATACGCTGA
- the tolB gene encoding Tol-Pal system beta propeller repeat protein TolB — protein MRALITTWLAAVLLLCTSLAQADLTIDITQGNEQATPIAVVPFAEGENLPQDVARIISDDLERSGYFAPLEREAMFAQPTRGDDVSFGDWQALDTRYLVVGRVSRTGGGVEIQYELMNVSGESRMLGEVITAGQDQMRAAAHRISDKIFEEITGIRGAFSTRIAYVTSQGVGDDTAYQLYVADADGRNSQQVLSSDEPIMSPAWSPDGGKLAYVSFESGRPGIYVQEVASGRRARLTSFEGLNSAPTWSPDGRRLAMALSRDGQPEIYVMDVASQNLQRVTHSQSIETEPAWSPDGNSLIYTSDRSGGPQIYRQSLGGSPERITFTGNYNARARFAPDGESIFLIHRGSNGYRVAKQDLESGRLVELGDARQAESPSVAPNGTMVIFATQQGGNGVLGGVSADGRASFRLPAAQGDVREPAWSPFLN, from the coding sequence ATGAGAGCCTTGATCACCACCTGGCTGGCGGCCGTGCTGTTGCTGTGCACGTCGCTGGCCCAGGCCGACCTGACCATCGACATCACCCAGGGCAACGAGCAGGCCACGCCGATCGCCGTGGTGCCGTTCGCCGAAGGCGAGAACCTGCCCCAGGACGTGGCGCGGATCATCTCCGACGACCTGGAGCGCAGCGGCTACTTCGCGCCCCTGGAGCGCGAGGCGATGTTCGCCCAGCCGACCCGCGGCGACGATGTCAGCTTCGGCGACTGGCAGGCGCTGGATACCCGTTATCTGGTGGTCGGCCGCGTCAGCCGCACCGGCGGCGGCGTCGAGATCCAGTACGAGCTGATGAACGTCAGCGGCGAATCGCGGATGCTGGGCGAGGTGATCACCGCCGGTCAGGATCAGATGCGCGCCGCCGCCCACCGCATCAGCGACAAGATCTTCGAGGAGATCACCGGCATTCGCGGCGCCTTCTCCACGCGCATCGCCTACGTCACCTCCCAGGGCGTCGGCGACGACACCGCCTATCAGCTCTACGTCGCCGACGCCGACGGTCGCAACAGCCAGCAGGTGCTGAGCTCGGACGAGCCGATCATGTCGCCGGCCTGGTCACCGGATGGCGGCAAGCTGGCCTACGTGTCGTTCGAGTCCGGCCGGCCCGGCATCTACGTGCAGGAAGTGGCCAGCGGCCGTCGGGCACGCCTGACCTCCTTCGAGGGCCTCAACAGCGCCCCGACCTGGTCGCCGGACGGCCGTCGGCTGGCGATGGCGCTGTCCCGCGACGGGCAGCCGGAGATCTACGTCATGGACGTCGCCTCGCAGAACCTGCAACGCGTCACCCACAGCCAGAGCATCGAGACCGAGCCGGCCTGGTCGCCGGACGGCAACAGCCTGATCTACACCTCGGACCGCAGCGGCGGCCCGCAGATCTATCGTCAGTCGCTTGGCGGCTCGCCGGAGCGCATCACCTTCACCGGCAACTACAACGCTCGGGCGCGCTTCGCCCCTGACGGTGAATCCATCTTCCTGATCCACCGCGGCAGCAACGGCTACCGGGTGGCCAAGCAGGATCTGGAGAGCGGCCGCCTGGTCGAGCTCGGCGACGCCCGCCAGGCCGAGTCCCCCAGTGTCGCGCCCAACGGCACCATGGTAATCTTCGCCACCCAGCAGGGCGGTAATGGTGTGCTGGGGGGCGTTTCCGCGGACGGCCGGGCCTCGTTCCGTCTTCCCGCGGCCCAGGGCGACGTGCGTGAGCCCGCCTGGTCCCCGTTTCTGAACTGA
- the pal gene encoding peptidoglycan-associated lipoprotein Pal codes for MQFKPYARTLIAAMSMAVMAGCSSTGGTQEGSMDGTAGAGGVGTGTAGTGQVSGSGLGEGAGQMAGSRIPEVRTIYFAYDSDTIRPEFQSVLQSHARFLQNNGNARVVLQGHTDERGTREYNLALGERRADAVKRFLSVQGVSPSQVEVVSYGEERPAARGSNEEAYAQNRRVVFAY; via the coding sequence ATGCAATTCAAGCCTTATGCCCGCACTCTGATCGCCGCCATGTCGATGGCCGTCATGGCCGGCTGCTCCAGCACCGGTGGCACCCAGGAAGGGTCCATGGACGGCACCGCCGGTGCCGGTGGCGTGGGTACCGGCACCGCCGGCACCGGCCAGGTCAGCGGCAGCGGCCTCGGCGAGGGCGCCGGTCAGATGGCCGGCTCGCGGATTCCCGAAGTCCGCACCATCTACTTCGCCTACGACAGCGACACCATCCGCCCCGAGTTCCAGTCGGTACTCCAGTCCCACGCCCGCTTCCTGCAAAACAACGGCAACGCCAGAGTGGTGCTGCAGGGCCATACCGACGAGCGCGGCACCCGCGAGTACAACCTGGCCCTCGGTGAGCGCCGCGCTGACGCCGTCAAGCGCTTCCTGAGCGTGCAGGGCGTCTCGCCGTCCCAGGTCGAGGTCGTCAGCTACGGCGAGGAGCGTCCGGCGGCCCGCGGCAGCAACGAGGAAGCCTACGCCCAGAACCGCCGGGTGGTCTTCGCCTACTGA